The Vidua chalybeata isolate OUT-0048 chromosome 29, bVidCha1 merged haplotype, whole genome shotgun sequence genome window below encodes:
- the LOC128801406 gene encoding transgelin-2-like isoform X6: MANRGPSYGLSREVQQKIDRQYDPELEQVLVRWILAQCGGDGGSAVAQPAPGRDGFQQWLKDGTVLCRLINSLHPRGQAPVAKIQASAMAFKQMEQISQFLQAAERYGIAATDIFQTVDLWEGKNMACVQRTLMNLGSLAVAKGDGLFVGDPNWFPKKSQENRRVFSEDKLKEGQSVIGLQMGTNRGASQAGMTGYGMPRQIL, from the exons ATGGCGAACCGGGGCCCATCGTATGGGCTGAGCCGGGAGGTGCAACAGAAGATCGACCGGCAGTACGAccctgagctggagcaggtgcTGGTGCGCTGGATCCTGGCGCAGTGCGGCGGCGACGGCGGCAGCGCGGTGGCACAGCCGGCGCCCGGCAGGGATGGCTTCCAGCAGTGGCTGAAAGATGGCACG gtgcTGTGCCGGCTCATCAACAGCCTCCACCCGCGGGGGCAGGCGCCCGTGGCCAAAATCCAGGCGTCGGCCATGGCCTTCAAGCAGATGGAGCAGATCTCGCAGTTCCTGCAGGCGGCTGAGCGCTACGGCATCGCAGCCACCGACATCTTCCAGACTGTGGATCTCTGGGAAG GAAAGAACATGGCGTGCGTGCAGAGGACCCTGATGAACCtgggcagcctggctgtggccaAGGGTGACGGGCTCTTCGTGGGAGACCCCAACTGGTTCCCCAA GAAGTCGCAGGAGAACCGGCGCGTCTTCTCCGAGGACAAGCTGAAGGAGGGGCAGAGCGTCATCGGGCTGCAGATGGGCACCAACCGGGGCGCCTCGCAGGCTGGCATGACGGGCTACGGGATGCCCCGCCAGATCCTCTGA